DNA from Sorangium aterium:
CCACGGGGGTCCTTGCGCTCGGCGCCTCCGGCGACCTCGACGCGGAGCTCGATCGGTATCCCGGCGACGCCCGCGCCATCGAGCGAGCGCGGGCGAGGAGCGAGGCGCTCGCGCTCACCACCGACCTGCTCGCGGGCGCCGCGGTGCTCGCCGGCGGCCTCTCGATCTACCTCACTGTCGCTGGTGCAGGCCCGGAGCGCGCCGACGCAGAGCGCGCGTCATCTCCTCCGGTGAGCCTCAAGATCGCGCCGGCGTCTCTCGAGCTCGCGGGCTCTTTCTAGGACCGACGCAGAGCGTCGCAGGGTCGCGACGGTCAAAACGCTTGCATCCAGGGCGCTGGAGCTGCATTGATCCGGGCGATCGCCGCGGTCATGGGGGCCTCTCCCGTACGACGCCGCGGCGACGGTGCGACAAGGTGGTCAATCGCCCGCGCTGCCCGCGAGTTGAGAACGAGATGGGAGACACCAGGTGAGCACGACCAAAGCGTCTCTTGGGACCCTGTTCCTCATGCTCTCGCTGGCCGCGCCTGCGCTGGGGCAAGAGGCGGCGCCGCGGCAGCCCGTCACGGACAAGACGAAGGAGCGTTGGGCGAAGAGCCAGGGAGGCCGGTTCGGGTTCGAGATCGACGTCCTCAGCTCGTCTTACCAGCGGGAGATCGCGGCGGCGAACGGCGAAGAGGCCTCCGTCGAGGAGTCGTCGCGGCTCGGCGTCGCCATCACCGCCGCCACCCAGTACAAGCTCTTCGCCGGTCTCCACCTCGACGCGGAGATCCCGTTCGTCTACGGCGACGTCTCGGGCCCCCAGTCCACAGACCTGTTCGGCAGGCCGTTCTCGAGCGGCGCAGGATACAGCCAGTTCTTCATCGGGAATCCCACGTTCGGCCTCCATTACGCTGCCAACGCGCTGCCCATCCTCGCGCTCTTCGGCGGCATGAGCTTCACGATCCCGCTCCACCCGCACCCGGGCACGGAGCTCGAGGTCGCGTCGGTGGCGAATTTCCCCGCGCGGGCTTACTTCGATGCGCAGCGCGTGCTGCTCGCGCACTGGGCCTTCCGGGCGCGCGTCGGGACCGAGATCAACGTCGGCAAGGTCCTGTTCCTCACCCACGATCTCGCGAGTCAGGTCTTCTTTCCGACCCGGGACGGGGAGGACACGAAGACCGTGATCGAGCAGGGCAACGAGATCGCGTTCCGCCCGTTCGGCAGCTTCGGCATCGGCGTGCGCCTCCAGGCGGCGTTCCCTCTCTCCTCCACCAACTCGGCCCAGCTGGCGGCGGAGCCGTTCGTCGACTGGGAGCCGCTCGTGAAGGGCTCCTTCACCCGCGTCGGCGCGCTTGTCGCGCTCGACGACGACCTCGGCTTCGGCCTCGATCAGGGGAAGGTCGCCACCATCCGCGTCGCCCTGGGCAGCAAATGGTAGGGAGCGAGCGCCGCCGGGGCGAGCTATGCTGAGCGCCCCGTGATGACGACCCCCAGCCCGAGCCGCGACCTCTGGGTCGGCGTGCCGCGGCCGAACCCTGGTGCCCGGCTTCGCCTCTTCTGTGCGCCCTATGCGGGCGGCGGCTCGTCGATCTACAACGCCTGGTGGCGCGAGCTCCCCGCGCACACCGAGCTCTGCGCGCTCAAGCTCCCCGGCCGGGAGGCGCGCATGAGCGAGCCGCCGTTCGAGCGCATCACGCCGCTCGTCCAGGCCCTCGCCACCGCGCTCGAGCCATGGCTCACGAAGCCGTTCGCGCTGTATGGCCACAGCCTCGGCGCGCTCGTCTGCTTCGAGCTCGCGCGCGAGCTCCGCCGCCGGGGTGCTCCGCTGCCGCGCCATCTCCTCGTATCGGGCCGGCGCCCGCCTCACCTTCCCGGCTCGGATCCGCTCCACGGCCTGCCCGAGCCCGCGTTTCTGGAGCGGATCCGACGCATGGGGGGCACGCCCGACGAGGTGCTGCGCGAGCCGGAGCTCCTGGCGCTCTTCCTGCCTCTCCTGCGCGCGGATGTCGCGGTCAACGAGGCCGAGCCGTTCGTCCCGGGGGCCCCGCTCGAGTGCTCGATCTCCGCGTTCGGGGGCATCAACGACGAGCGCGCGGAGCGCGCCGAGCTCGAAGGCTGGCGCCATCACACGCGCGGGGCCTTCCGGGTCGAGATGTTCCCCGGCGGGCACTTCTTCCTGCGGAGCGCCCGGGAGCCGCTCCTGCGGTCGATCTCGGCCGTCCTCGACGACGTCGC
Protein-coding regions in this window:
- a CDS encoding thioesterase II family protein; protein product: MTTPSPSRDLWVGVPRPNPGARLRLFCAPYAGGGSSIYNAWWRELPAHTELCALKLPGREARMSEPPFERITPLVQALATALEPWLTKPFALYGHSLGALVCFELARELRRRGAPLPRHLLVSGRRPPHLPGSDPLHGLPEPAFLERIRRMGGTPDEVLREPELLALFLPLLRADVAVNEAEPFVPGAPLECSISAFGGINDERAERAELEGWRHHTRGAFRVEMFPGGHFFLRSAREPLLRSISAVLDDVARALPP